A region from the Bactrocera dorsalis isolate Fly_Bdor chromosome 1, ASM2337382v1, whole genome shotgun sequence genome encodes:
- the LOC105223739 gene encoding nuclear pore complex protein Nup154, with product MPSISPIDFLDMAGNILERMDIRDSSSPGLLDVKINLTGVAQHGFATASGLNDYDYQNISSLSVGPKSAMQVHTVNKIPIPSEILEHFKHIKCHCMMGLFPEIGRAWLTIDSEIYIWTYEQARDVAYYDGLNHLIVSVGLAKPKPGVFINDVKYLLILTTPIEIIVLGVTFADTTKIISSPMRNMQSTTTFEEMQLMNKPIFILNSDNVAINVVQCSQNGRIFLGGRDGCLYEIDYHADSSWFGKRCKKVNHSQSMVSAMVPSFLKLFAENDPIVKIVIDDNRQLLYTLTEKGSIEAWNMGADCGSMRRFARVSQNEITQRASSILKTVDNSIFTKVKSICPLSSDDSQNLNLLAITQCGVRLFFAARPLSSSHNPNPQTQLQQTQLSQTLQMQTSTNYQNPGSPGGASPQATQDCSKPQGLYLYHVRLPPGYTPNTTINKPKQVHSAYYSEGTLLLVSTSQQDQDHLWSISSAPFLSRPYLAEATAMLNLDGIVWSLSEVRDKCESTINSVLRKAKKPKKVVLLTNQGAHIIALLKPVDILQQLLTAYNGPHNEAVKTFFQIQTECEACTTALLIACSDQYRNTDLALWAAQAFLLYGGEPYYHFQMLANTQAGTSKMNPMNPPLNITHHGIDRNSPQMFVSTPMPHGGGGGYQIPRSPQLPLSMQQSQYPLSPITGQDAGHDGLIVNDYSTVIYSAKHDGLYLYVARLLRPIWKKRCVDTNLCSTLTQADCTLILEDLFSLKVFMDAYTVNELSGFTRNTYSTQTNISNGYSHVLSSHNQLTPHDQRFVTEKAQNEEKQSLSALYQLVKHVCEVMSLWKILCEHQFQVLATQLPKEEQTTLSSCTFRDLTLTRTESCALLIAALINSYLKDNASVSIISAKLREVCPNLYRHEDAVTFKATEILLSAKSCEASEGKHEKLRTALQLCKDAAPNLPLQNICQQFSTAGFGEGVIELTATCAAKIDPEEYGIRYYNSDEPTEDTEGYTAYSARMSCYKEIRSMLETVYQNHCNANETQEFEFQRQMCDTNENSFSVQIRKLVNLAIQIKDPLLHITIYQWLMAHDMISELLALPEPSLGEFLRRNVVNNPGNLNLVDLLWKYYEKNGRHAEAAHILDNLASTESESISLDQRIEYLARAVMCMRNDSSGFSIANGILLKELEDKLEIARVQKCILDTLSSHVRTDHNTVQAIEKLNFTLYDITQLYQQFADPFDLWECKLTILNCSHHNDPLLIETVWSQIINKAVDGMGTTQERCTRLFTKIEALVKEFRESGHCFPLAFIIRELELKACQLRFPEGIVPDKLVAMNIDIDLLMEYYFRMISMNERVWANEGNEWHLVQSSIRVVTLLCGQIRSMWNRSKGRIVGKAQDIVSTCLSFCYQKPDTEQLRNALKTLQCQLQDNLL from the coding sequence TTAAAATAAATCTTACAGGAGTAGCACAGCACGGTTTCGCAACAGCTAGCGGATTAAATGATTAtgattatcaaaatatttcgaGTTTATCAGTGGGCCCTAAATCGGCGATGCAAGTACATACAGTCAATAAAATTCCTATTCCTTCTGAAATTTTAGAACACTTCAAACATATAAAATGTCATTGTATGATGGGATTGTTTCCCGAAATCGGAAGAGCATGGCTAACGATTGACTCAGAAATTTATATTTGGACATATGAACAAGCGCGAGATGTTGCTTATTATGATGGACTGAATCATTTAATTGTGAGTGTAGGTTTGGCAAAGCCCAAACCCGGAGTGTTTATCAACGATGTgaaatacttattaattttgACGACCCcaattgaaattattgttttggGCGTTACATTTGCGGAtaccacaaaaattatttcttctcCAATGCGTAACATGCAAAGCACTACCACTTTTGAAGAAATGCAGCTTATGAATaaaccaatatttattttaaattcagatAATGTTGCTATTAATGTTGTGCAATGCAGTCAAAATGGACGAATTTTCCTCGGTGGTCGAGACGGTTGTCTTTATGAAATCGATTATCATGCTGATTCGAGTTGGTTCGGAAAGCGCTGTAAAAAAGTAAATCATTCTCAGAGTATGGTATCAGCAATGGTCCCAagttttcttaaactttttGCGGAGAATGATCCCATAGTTAAAATCGTAATAGATGATAATCGGCAACTACTATACACGCTAACAGAAAAAGGATCCATAGAGGCGTGGAATATGGGTGCGGATTGTGGAAGTATGCGTCGTTTTGCGAGGGTATCACAAAATGAAATTACACAGCGCGCCAGCAGCATATTAAAAACTGTTGataattcaatatttaccaAAGTAAAATCAATTTGTCCCTTATCAAGCGATGAcagtcaaaatttaaatttacttgcTATTACGCAGTGTGGTGTACGATTATTCTTTGCTGCAAGGCCATTAAGTTCATCTCATAACCCTAACCCACAAACGCAGCTGCAGCAGACACAACTTTCACAAACTTTACAGATGCAGACATCCACTAATTATCAAAACCCTGGATCTCCCGGAGGAGCATCGCCGCAGGCGACACAAGATTGCAGTAAACCACAGGGTTTATATTTGTATCATGTCCGTCTCCCACCTGGATACACACCAAACACCACAATAAATAAGCCAAAGCAAGTTCATTCGGCATATTACAGCGAAGGAACACTACTGTTGGTATCAACGTCCCAGCAGGATCAGGATCACTTATGGTCTATAAGTTCAGCACCATTTCTTAGTCGACCATACCTGGCGGAAGCAACGGCAATGCTTAATTTAGACGGTATAGTATGGAGCTTATCTGAAGTTCGAGACAAATGTGAGTCAACTATAAATTCAGTTTTACGCAAAGCgaaaaaacctaaaaaagtGGTGTTGCTTACAAACCAAGGTGCTCATATTATCGCCTTATTAAAGCCTGTCGACATACTCCAGCAGTTGTTGACGGCATACAATGGCCCTCACAATGAAGCtgttaaaacttttttccaaatacaaacGGAGTGTGAGGCGTGCACAACCGCATTACTTATAGCTTGTTCAGATCAGTATCGTAACACTGATCTGGCTTTGTGGGCTGCGCAGGCTTTTCTATTATACGGAGGAGAACCATATTATCATTTTCAAATGCTTGCAAATACACAAGCAGGAACATCAAAAATGAACCCTATGAATCCTCCACTAAATATCACGCATCATGGTATTGACCGTAACTCGCCGCAAATGTTTGTCTCAACACCGATGCCacatggtggtggtggtggctaTCAAATACCTCGTTCACCACAGTTACCACTTTCAATGCAACAGTCTCAGTATCCACTAAGTCCCATAACTGGTCAAGATGCAGGTCATGATGGCTTGATTGTCAATGACTACTCTACAGTAATATATTCTGCTAAACATGacggtttatatttatatgttgctCGTCTACTTAGACCAATATGGAAGAAACGTTGCGTGGACACAAATTTATGTAGTACATTAACGCAGGCCGATTGTACATTGATTTTGGAAGATTTGTTTTCGCTCAAAGTATTTATGGACGCTTATACTGTAAATGAGTTATCTGGATTCACACGTAATACCTACTCCACTCAAACGAACATTTCAAATGGTTACAGTCATGTGCTGTCCTCTCACAATCAACTAACACCACACGATCAAAGATTTGTCACAGAAAAAGCACAAAATGAAGAGAAACAATCACTGAGTGCTTTATATCAATTGGTTAAGCATGTGTGCGAAGTAATGTCACTTTGGAAAATTCTATGTGAACATCAGTTCCAAGTACTTGCTACTCAATTGCCTAAGGAAGAACAGACGACATTAAGTTCCTGTACATTTCGCGATCTTACACTCACTCGAACTGAATCGTGTGCTTTACTAATAGCTGCTTTAATCAATTCATATCTCAAAGATAATGCAAGCGTTAGTATAATATCAGCCAAATTGCGCGAAGTGTGCCCCAATTTGTATCGTCACGAAGATGCTGTCACTTTTAAAGCTACTGAAATATTGCTATCGGCTAAAAGTTGCGAAGCATCTGAGGGAAAGCACGAAAAACTTAGGACGGCTCTACAGCTTTGTAAGGATGCCGCCCCCAATCTACCTCTACAAAATATTTGCCAACAATTTTCAACTGCCGGTTTTGGTGAAGGAGTTATCGAGTTAACTGCAACTTGTGCTGCAAAAATCGATCCGGAAGAATATGGTATCCGGTATTATAATAGTGATGAGCCCACCGAAGACACTGAGGGTTACACTGCGTATTCCGCGCGCATGTCATGCTATAAAGAAATCCGTTCGATGTTGGAGACTGTCTATCAGAATCATTGCAATGCTAATGAAACACAAGAATTCGAATTTCAAAGACAAATGTGTGATACCAACGAAAATAGTTTTAGCGTGCAAATACGCAAATTAGTGAATTTGGCTATACAAATAAAAGACCCATTACTGCATATAACTATATATCAATGGTTGATGGCACATGATATGATTTCAGAGTTGTTAGCGTTGCCAGAGCCAAGCTTAGGAGAATTTCTGCGCCGAAATGTCGTAAATAATCCGGGAAATCTAAATCTAGTTGATCTTCTATGGAAATACTACGAAAAAAATGGCCGGCATGCAGAAGCTGCACATATTTTAGATAATTTAGCAAGTACTGAGAGTGAATCCATATCCCTGGATCAACGTATTGAATATCTAGCACGGGCAGTTATGTGCATGCGTAATGATAGTTCGGGTTTTTCGATTGCCAATGGTATCTTGTTAAAAGAACTAGAGGATAAACTAGAAATTGCACGAGTTCAAAAGTGCATATTGGATACACTTTCCTCACATGTAAGAACGGATCACAATACAGTACAAGCTATAGAAAAGCTCAATTTTACGTTATACGATATTACACAACTTTATCAACAATTTGCTGATCCGTTTGATTTGTGGGAATGTAAACTAACCATATTGAACTGTTCGCATCACAATGATCCATTGTTAATTGAAACAGTTTGGAGTCAAATTATTAATAAGGCTGTTGATGGCATGGGTACTACACAAGAACGTTGCACACGCTTGTTCACCAAGATTGAAGCGCTGGTTAAAGAGTTTCGAGAGTCTGGTCATTGTTTCCCATTAGCGTTTATTATACGTGAGCTTGAATTGAAAGCCTGCCAACTTCGTTTTCCAGAAGGGATTGTACCTGACAAGCTTGTCGCGATGAATATAGATATTGATCTTTTAATGGAATACTACTTCCGTATGATTTCAATGAACGAACGTGTTTGGGCAAATGAAGGTAATGAATGGCATTTGGTGCAATCTTCCATACGCGTTGTGACCTTGTTATGTGGGCAAATTCGGTCTATGTGGAACCGTTCGAAAGGGCGAATTGTTGGAAAAGCACAGGATATCGTATCGACTTGTTTAAGTTTCTGTTATCAAAAGCCTGATACTGAACAACTGCGAAATGCGCTCAAAACATTACAATGCCAATTGCAGGATAATTTATTAtga
- the LOC105223742 gene encoding stAR-related lipid transfer protein 7, mitochondrial, with protein MFSRILINIKHRSNATLRSWSYQCESIVAQRSRRIQQLFTFYHRVYGSNGLQRLLRSYHKQFEPPLRGIMLSAVGAVGLNISTAIEAAGFNWDKERLSLKNFDLCRRDLEFLNQLPNNELCPLCQDKRMKYCYCSVGNKKCKSSKDGQESMRNCRGPLNLKRDSVPIGNKLIETVSEQLWEPYFSKDEFSVWRREERSTMYSYKVYARFDDVSAEDLLHVQTDLEYRRLWDETAIQLKMIEEDPRPNTNSHLIYWEMQWPKLFSNRDYVYCRRFVKDEKLNVMMVCSRGTEHPKYPLYSNKVRVNDYWSLMVIKPYETFSEPGVHYILTYFDDPGLPIPQNIKSWVTQKQMPEFLRKMYLATKQYSYKRSLEMQHIFSISNFHLQSSEYLANESRTSWFKKILRPREPGKEK; from the coding sequence atgtttagtcgtattttaataaatattaagcatCGATCAAATGCGACATTACGTTCATGGTCATATCAATGCGAATCAATTGTGGCGCAACGTTCACGTCGAATCCAACAGCTTTTTACCTTCTACCACCGCGTTTACGGTTCAAATGGTCTACAACGACTGCTTCGATCTTATCACAAGCAATTTGAACCGCCTTTAAGAGGTATTATGTTGAGTGCTGTAGGAGCTGTTGGCTTAAATATCAGTACAGCAATTGAAGCGGCAGGTTTCAATTGGGACAAAGAGCGCTTGAGCCTAAAAAATTTTGACCTTTGTCGGAGAGATCTTGAATTTTTAAATCAGTTGCCAAATAATGAATTATGTCCCCTATGCCAGGATAAGCGCATGAAATACTGTTATTGCTCAGTaggaaataaaaagtgtaaatcATCTAAGGATGGACAAGAAAGTATGCGTAACTGTCGAGGACCGCTAAATTTAAAAAGAGACTCTGTACCTATAGGAAATAAACTAATAGAAACTGTTAGTGAACAGTTATGGGAACCATATTTTAGCAAGGATGAATTCTCTGTTTGGAGGCGCGAAGAAAGATCGACTATGTACTCCTATAAAGTGTACGCTCGCTTTGATGATGTTTCCGCCGAAGATCTTCTACATGTACAGACTGACTTAGAATATCGTCGACTGTGGGATGAAACTGCTATACAATTGAAAATGATAGAAGAAGATCCGCGGCCTAATACCAATTCACATCTCATCTATTGGGAAATGCAGTGGccgaaacttttttccaatcgCGATTACGTCTATTGTCGTCGTTTTGTTAAAGACGAAAAGCTTAATGTTATGATGGTTTGTAGTCGTGGTACGGAACATCCGAAATATCCGCTCTATTCGAACAAAGTTAGAGTTAACGATTATTGGAGTTTGATGGTTATAAAACCATATGAAACATTCAGTGAACCCGGTGTgcattacatacttacatatttcgATGATCCAGGTTTACCAAttccacaaaatattaaatcatGGGTAACTCAAAAACAAATGCCtgaatttttacgaaaaatgtATCTTGCAACGAAGCAGTACTCATACAAACGGTCACTCGAAATGCAACACATTTTTAGTATATCAAACTTTCATTTACAAAGTAGTGAATACTTGGCGAACGAATCCAGGACGAGCtggtttaagaaaatattacgcCCCCGTGAACCAGGGAAGGAAAAGTAA
- the LOC105223743 gene encoding inhibitor of growth protein 5 isoform X2, with the protein MSSAIYLENYLDGLESLPTELERNFKLMRKLDDRAQTAMKSIDSRAKEFMHKLAANGGCSMADEERKERLMDIQALFGKAKEYSDDKVQLAIQTYELVDKQIRRLDNDLARFEGEIQEKASSTRSKSEEAVVKKGRKKTKDAKTPGKRKRTGSSDEETRANNTNVSTSGSGGGGSGGGQGSKKKRAKKNADIEDSEKESCLTAATHPSDVLDMPVDPNEPTYCLCHQVSYGEMIGCDNPDCPIEWFHFACVGLTTKPKGKWFCPKCTQDRKKK; encoded by the exons atgtcctcggcaatttatttagaaaattaccTTGATG GATTAGAGTCATTGCCTACAGAGTTGGAACGAAACTTCAAACTTATGCGCAAATTAGACGATCGAGCACAGACTGCAATGAAAAGCATCGATTCGAGAGCGAAAGAGTTCATGCATAAGCTTGCAGCAAATGGAGGCTGTTCTATGGCAGATGAAGAACGCAAAGAGCGTCTAATGGACATACAAGCTCTATTTGGTAAGGCAAAAGAATACAGTGATGACAAAGTACAATTAGCCATACAAACATATGAGTTGGTGGATAAACAAATTAGGCGTCTCGACAACGATTTGGCTAGATTTGAGGGGGAAATACAGGAAAAAGCATCATCGACACGCAGCAAATCGGAAGAAGCAGTAGTAAAAA AGGGGCGAAAGAAAACAAAGGACGCGAAAACGCCTGGAAAGCGTAAACGTACCGGCTCATCTGATGAGGAAACTCGTGCAAATAACACAAATGTTTCAACAAGTGGTAGTGGCGGCGGAGGTAGTGGTGGCGGACAAGGTAGCAAAAAGAAAAGGGCGAAG aaaaatgccgatattgaagactctgagaAAGAGTCATGCTTGACGGCTGCAACACACCCAAGCGATGTCTTGGATATGCCAGTTGATCCTAATGAACCCACTTATTGTTTGTGTCACCAAGTATCCTATGGCGAAATGATTGGTTGTGACAATCCGGAT TGTCCAATTGAATGGTTCCACTTTGCCTGCGTAGGTCTTACAACTAAACCCAAAGGAAAATGGTTTTGTCCGAAGTGTACACAAGACAGAAAAAAGAAATGA
- the LOC105223741 gene encoding uncharacterized protein LOC105223741, with protein sequence MAMRRPRIKAAALLTTKRKSRDVKSENGIKPAIVECSEEINAKPANPQIQNVADVQNTTDGNSKDKVAEIVSSEHIENKHIDDATEQNSKCVSTSTEQNSSDKIIENDETNEAFQDKVENKLGESNSSFKCPARVEYVRSNNQPSGNVGTDDVFYSDMEESILHSDMQKTASDCAALPSKQQGRQRIRPVPTFSRRNSFVGIGSPLQNSLDDGIVPVDMPIDHPKLTMVGESLETSNSQKVQPLTHRRERHYSASMVQSPHTPNSVMSQHHYAPHKFTPAMGLSRIRTESNCSAFSDSFVTPSKLRKTDEHSTRANSRRDVSLRIVNGNLDKSSLKMFDLIYYNPVTNPMEKRNTISTIKKEPTIDENDTKLVTADSKVEVGDEANNAMPVPQLKLNANGDLILDEKTLEIETTAEQEARKVLANSSLIFLDENTGMNGFYKRQKRTKDWPPEETIKFYRCLQTVGTDFSLMCQLFPKRTRRDLKLKFKKEERNNLALINKALLYPKLFNIDDLKTQLETEEREREEAIQRWKEIHEKEAKTIKKVKINSSTAARALKNGDDIYENENVVKRKLSRRSNATDKQKTDSAKKSKTSQTQQTLSVSNGTEAAPQQKQKLKAKHVVLHNNSEEILSSQTQGIPLLLPTQSNDVTSVKLEVVHAQNNTIKAEHPTNVSNCFNTDMPSTNVERNLEMMSSLDVMAEEFINIIAPTSCDASQSRNEIITPTKESCSQSCVAEVENKTFVDLDDGTVNTVNSLQGAEESLAVMDVMPATPSSISQREVDECDIQQILMDLADGSLVLVSTLDPDNADQVVNEIYMMDKVTGELCEKPLDIPESIVQCVLSVMN encoded by the exons ATGGCTATGCGTCGACCACGTATAAAAGCGGCTGCGCTTTTAACGACCAAGCGGAAATCTCGGGATGTGAAATCGGAAAATGGAATAAAACCTGCTATTGTTGAATGTTCAGAAGAAATAAATGCTAAGCCAGCTAATCCTCAAATTCAAAATGTTGCAGATGTGCAAAATACAACTGATGGTAACAGTAAAGATAAAGTGGCTGAAATTGTTTCATCTGAACACATAGAAAATAAACACATTGATGATGCAACAGAACAAAACTCTAAATGTGTCAGTACTTCCACGGAGCAAAACTCATCcgataaaataatagaaaatgatGAAACTAATGAAGCTTTTCAAGATAAAGTGGAAAATAAGTTGGGAGAATCTAATTCTTCATTTAAATGTCCCGCTCGTGTCGAATACGTACGCAGTAATAATCAACCTAGTGGAAATGTCGGCACCGATGATGTTTTCTACTCCGATATGGAGGAGAGTATTTTACATTCGGATATGCAAAAAACTGCAAGTGATTGTGCTGCATTGCCATCAAAGCAACAAGGGCGGCAAAGAATACGTCCAGTTCCAACATTTTCGAGACGTAATAGTTTTGTCGGTATAGGCAGTCCTTTACAAAACTCATTAGACGACGGAATAG tgCCTGTTGATATGCCAATAGATCATCCAAAATTAACCATGGTTGGAGAGTCATTAGAAACAAGTAATTCACAAAAGGTGCAACCTTTAACGCATAGAAGAGAGCGTCATTATTCAGCTTCAATGGTTCAATCACCTCATACTCCGAACTCTGTTATGAGTCAACACCATTATGCTCCTCACAAATTCACACCTGCTATGGGGCTTAGTCGTATACGGACAGAATCTAATTGTTCAGCCTTTTCAGATTCTTTCGTAACACCATCGAAACTTCGTAAAACTGACGAACATAGTACTCGTGCTAATTCTAGGCGTGATGTCTCGTTACGAATTGTAAACGGTAATTTGGATAAATCGTCATTAAAAATGTTCGATTTGATCTACTACAACCCTGTCACAAATCCCATGGAGAAGCGCAATACAATTTCCACCATTAAGAAAGAACCTACAATAGATGAAAATGATACGAAACTTGTAACCGCAGACTCAAAAGTAGAAGTAGGTGATGAAGCAAACAATGCTATGCCTGTACCACAACTAAAGTTAAATGCAAATGGAGACCTAATTCTTGATGAAAAAACTTTAGAGATTGAAACCACTGCAGAGCAAGAAGCACGAAAAGTGTTGGCAAATTCATCGCTTATATTTCTTGATGAAAATACTGGAATGAATGGTTTCTATAAGCGTCAAAAACGAACCAAGGATTGGCCACCAGAAGAGACTATAAAGTTTTATCGTTGTCTGCAAACGGTAGGAACCGATTTTTCACTAATGTGCCAATTATTTCCCAAGCGTACTAGACGGGATTTGAAACTAAAGTTCAAGAAAGAAGAACGCAATAATTTGGCCTTAATCAATAAGGCCTTGTTGTATCCAAAGCTTTTCAATATCGATGATTTAAAGACGCAGTTAGAGACTGAAGAAAGGGAGCGTGAAGAAGCAATACAGCGTTGGAAGGAAATACACGAAAAAGAAGCCAAAACCATTAAAAAG GTAAAAATCAACAGTAGTACAGCGGCGCGTGCACTAAAAAACGGAGACGatatatatgaaaatgaaaatgttgttaagCGAAAGCTTAGTCGTCGATCCAATGCTACTGACAAGCAAAAGACTGATAGcgctaaaaaatcaaaaacctcACAAACCCAGCAAACACTTTCTGTTAGCAATGGAACAGAAGCAGCACcgcaacaaaaacagaaactgAAAGCAAAACACGTAGTATTGCATAATAATTCTGAGGAAATATTGTCAAGCCAGACGCAAGGTATCCCACTGTTGTTGCCAACGCAGTCAAATGATGTCACATCTGTGAAACTCGAGGTTGTACATGCACAAAACAATACTATTAAAGCAGAACATCCCACTAATGTAAGCAATTGCTTTAACACTGATATGCCCTCGACAAACGTTGAAAGAAATTTAGAAATGATGAGTAGCTTAGATGTAATGGCAGAGGAATTTATTAACATTATAGCACCGACAAGCTGCGATGCATCACAGTCTCGAAACGAAATAATAACACCAACTAAAGAGAGTTGTTCACAATCTTGTGTTGctgaagttgaaaataaaacatttgtcGATTTAGATGATGGAACAGTGAATACAGTGAATTCGTTACAAGGAGCAGAGGAAAGTTTAGCGGTAATGGATGTAATGCCTGCCACACCGTCTTCAATTTCGCAACGAGAAGTAGACGAATGTGACATTCAACAAATATTAATGGATTTGGCGGATGGTTCTTTGGTTCTCGTTTCCACGTTAGATCCCGACAACGCAGATCAAGTGGTGAACGAAATTTACATGATGGATAAAGTTACTGGTGAATTGTGTGAAAAACCGTTGGACATACCGGAATCAATAGTACAGTGCGTTTTGTCTGTGATGAACTAA
- the LOC105223743 gene encoding inhibitor of growth protein 5 isoform X1 — protein sequence MSSAIYLENYLDGLESLPTELERNFKLMRKLDDRAQTAMKSIDSRAKEFMHKLAANGGCSMADEERKERLMDIQALFGKAKEYSDDKVQLAIQTYELVDKQIRRLDNDLARFEGEIQEKASSTRSKSEEAVVKKGRKKTKDAKTPGKRKRTGSSDEETRANNTNVSTSGSGGGGSGGGQGSKKKRAKVNQEKETRKGGQKKNADIEDSEKESCLTAATHPSDVLDMPVDPNEPTYCLCHQVSYGEMIGCDNPDCPIEWFHFACVGLTTKPKGKWFCPKCTQDRKKK from the exons atgtcctcggcaatttatttagaaaattaccTTGATG GATTAGAGTCATTGCCTACAGAGTTGGAACGAAACTTCAAACTTATGCGCAAATTAGACGATCGAGCACAGACTGCAATGAAAAGCATCGATTCGAGAGCGAAAGAGTTCATGCATAAGCTTGCAGCAAATGGAGGCTGTTCTATGGCAGATGAAGAACGCAAAGAGCGTCTAATGGACATACAAGCTCTATTTGGTAAGGCAAAAGAATACAGTGATGACAAAGTACAATTAGCCATACAAACATATGAGTTGGTGGATAAACAAATTAGGCGTCTCGACAACGATTTGGCTAGATTTGAGGGGGAAATACAGGAAAAAGCATCATCGACACGCAGCAAATCGGAAGAAGCAGTAGTAAAAA AGGGGCGAAAGAAAACAAAGGACGCGAAAACGCCTGGAAAGCGTAAACGTACCGGCTCATCTGATGAGGAAACTCGTGCAAATAACACAAATGTTTCAACAAGTGGTAGTGGCGGCGGAGGTAGTGGTGGCGGACAAGGTAGCAAAAAGAAAAGGGCGAAGGTAAATCAAGAAAAAGAAACTCGCAAGGGGGGTCAAAAG aaaaatgccgatattgaagactctgagaAAGAGTCATGCTTGACGGCTGCAACACACCCAAGCGATGTCTTGGATATGCCAGTTGATCCTAATGAACCCACTTATTGTTTGTGTCACCAAGTATCCTATGGCGAAATGATTGGTTGTGACAATCCGGAT TGTCCAATTGAATGGTTCCACTTTGCCTGCGTAGGTCTTACAACTAAACCCAAAGGAAAATGGTTTTGTCCGAAGTGTACACAAGACAGAAAAAAGAAATGA
- the LOC105223740 gene encoding protein valois: MFPTKHGVIFRTPEQHQPPDDISLSGNTYYPNLNSRDYAKRPLNRHIRMHKAWECISINSEQEAVLATNKLSGREWSGSLWGFEDIGDGSMLKPSKAAYKLQCQTLVSCLRFVSDNIFIVALRSGRVQVWSTRSEVRNPQIPYCMFLIGEKCEHMRPVTCLDVMKNVDHAATGSKDGTLKVWDMGSADLFSIHTFRYAHTDVITGVAASNTDASVFATCSFDQSALLWDDRLTRPAIALYEKYSSRFKNLAWAESSDHLLHVGDESGFVHTIDTRVPKEFLQSFKYLNRPIHKILPKGKMFAVIGDTNLIKIVDENFNTTIYENGESENFVRDAVWRGDSDLLTVGFEGRLRVHKIL; this comes from the exons atgtTTCCTACAAAGCACGGCGTGATATTCCGTACACCGGAACAACATCAGCCACCAGATGACATCAGTCTTTCAGGCAATACATATTACCCAAATTTGAATTCACGAGATTACGCCAAGCGACCCCTCAATCGTCATATTCGTATGCACAAAGCATGGGAATGTATATCAATTAATTCTGAGCAAGAGGCAGTTTTAGCTACCAATAAGTTATCGGGTCGTGAGTGGTCAGGATCTCTGTGGGGATTCGAAGATATTGGTGACGGTAGTATGTTGAAGCCATCGAAAGCTGCCTACAAACTGCAATGTCAAACTTTAGTTTCCTGTTTGCGATTCGTTTCGGATAATATT TTCATTGTAGCGTTGCGTTCAGGTCGCGTACAAGTATGGTCTACAAGATCGGAGGTCCGCAATCCACAAATACCTTACTGTATGTTCTTAATTGGCGAAAAATGTGAACATATGCGGCCTGTTACTTGTTTGGATGTAATGAAAAATGTAGATCATGCGGCTACCGGCAGCAAGGATGGCACTTTAAAA gtCTGGGATATGGGTTCTGCTGATTTATTTTCCATACACACTTTTCGGTATGCACACACAGACGTAATTACGGGTGTTGCAGCTTCAAACACAGATGCATCAGTATTTGCTACCTGCTCATTTGATCAAAGTGCCTTACTTTGGGATGATCGATTGACGAGACCTGCAATAG ctCTGTATGAGAAATACTCATCGCGTTttaaaaatttggcatgggCAGAAAGCAGTGATCACTTGTTACATGTTGGTGACGAGTCCGGTTTTGTGCACACAATTGATACACGTGTACCAAAAGAATTTTTGCAGAGCTTCAAATACTTGAACAGAccaattcataaaattttgccaaaagg GAAAATGTTTGCTGTCATTGGtgatacaaatttaataaagataGTGGATGAGAATTTTAATACTACGATCTACGAAAATGGCGAATCAGAGAATTTCGTGCGGGATGCAGTTTGGCGCGGAGATTCAGATCTTTTGACGGTTGGCTTTGAAGGCAGACTACGTGTACATAAGATActgtaa